The Chlorocebus sabaeus isolate Y175 chromosome 11, mChlSab1.0.hap1, whole genome shotgun sequence genomic interval TGAGGGCCCAGGAGGGTCGGGCTGGGCACCCGGCATGTGGAGTCATCCCCACAGGGCACCCCGACCAAGGGCAGAGCTGGCTCTGCTGCAGGGTCGATCCTGGGCTCTGGGCCGTGCACGTGTCCTGTTGACACCCAGAGGACAGGACGTGCGAGTGACTCGTGAGATTGGGTCTCCCTTGCTGAAAACTTCCCTGGTGGCTGACAGCTGCTTGGACGTGCAGCGGCCCTACCTTTTTCCGTCAGGCCCCAGCGGCTCCTCTGTGTAGAGGTGAGACAGGCCAGGCTGCAGCTTCTCGATGAGACACCCCAAAGCAGAGAAGAACCCAGACCAGGGACCTGGCAGCCCAGCAGCACCCTGGGCACAATCGCAGCCctgcctcttccttctccttcttgttCCCTCCTTCAGTCCCAGGAGGAAGACGCTCATCTCCCCGCATGAGAGGCTGAGTGTAGGCGTCTGGACAGGGGCCAGTCCCACGTGGCTACTGACTCCGGACCACAAAGAAGCTGGAAGCCGCAGCTCCACCTCTGCAGCCAATTGCTGGGACAGTCAGGGCttgatttctttgtgttctgcccCCACTTCCAACTCAGGACCAACCAGAGGACGCCAAACATGTCCCCTCACCAACCACCGGACACCTCACTCTCCATCAGCTGCCCCTGCCTTCCCCACACCACCACCACGACCCTAATCAGCGGACCTGTGCCCCGCCCCCTGCCTGCCGATCTCAGGGTGGGGCGCTCCCAAGCTCTGAACTCAGAGCCTGGCCTTGCTCTCGTCTGGGTGGTCTTTATTTATCTCTACATGCATCTGCTTATGCAGTAAACATGTAATGGGCTGTTTACTCGTTATTTATTTGTGAtcgaccatgtgccaggcaccgtggcaGGCTCGGGGGGGAGGAGGCTGTGCCCTGGTGTCAACTTGGCGCTCTCCGTCCAGTGTGAGAGCTGGGCCTGGCAACAAACACACTGTGCAGAGTGTGGTGGGTGTCGTTAAGGGCACCACGGAGGTGCCAGGGGGACAATGCGCAGCAGGGATGTCAGGGACACTTCACAGAGACACCAGCACGACACCTGCTGCCAGGAGCCTGGTCCAGTGGGGATGGGAAAGCAGCAGAGCATCAAGCACGGGGAGGAGGGGTGGGCACAGCCCAGTGTCTGGGGAGCGGAGGCAGGGAAGGTGGAGAGGGCAGGGACAGCCCAGGGGGACACTAGAGAGGGCGGGGAGGTGCCAGCCCTGGAGCTCCAGTGCCAGTCATGCTGCCCTTTTGAACGCTGAGGCCATTAAAGGGGTCTCGGGTGAGAACCACAGGTAGGATTTGGAAGCTCCTGGGTGAGTGATGGCCTCTGTAATGGGCAGGGAGAGGCTGGAAGTGAGGACCCACGCCGTAGTGTGCATGCCCAGCCAGAAGggaaaggaggctgaggcaggcagggctggggggacgagcagagagagaggcagggaagagcAGTGGGGATGCTGAGGGGTATGAATATGGGGAGTCAGGCTGGGGATTCAGAGTGAGCCCTGGCCTCTGGTGACAGGTATCCTGGGTGGGAACTGTCAGGGGAAGCTACTTGGAAGACAGGAGTGAGTGAGACCAAATTGCAAGATTCAAACCAGTGAGGAGGCTCAACACGGGAAGCAAAGTCTCCAGACCCAGCAGAGGCTTTCGGGGGCTGGAAAAGGGCGCCCCCTGGTGGCATCTGAGCAGAAGTCAGTGACACGTTTTCACCCGTACGTCCATCCGGCTCCCAGCGGGTGCAGTGGGAAAGCTACGTAGGAAGTCCCTTTACAGTGTGCTGTGAGGGTGTGTAACCACATTTAATGGAAAGGGACCTCACTGGACTCAATCCAGTGACATCACACACGCCATGTCTCACGCCCACAGAGAGAACCCCCAGGTCTTGAGTATGGGATGCCTGGCCTCATCTACCTTCTGAAGGCGTCGCTCAGGCACACTTTGATATGAGTAGTGTTTGGGTTAATTGGAAAGGTCAGTACACTATTTCAGCAGGTATAGGAAAGTGACAGCAGTGGTGTCTGGAACACAAAGGAGAGTGTGTATGTCCACTCTCCCCTGGGACACGGGGACACTCTCCACTCTCCCCTGGGACGTGGGGACGCTCTCCACCCTCTCCTGGGACACGGGAACTCTCTCCACTCTCCCCTGGGACACGCGGGCGGGGACGCTCTCCACTCTCCCCTGGGAGTTCCAGGTTGACTGTCATCATGAAGAATGACAGGGATTGACATAGTTTCCTGGTTTTTGGCATTAACCCACAAACCCAACAAGCACTCTGGGTTTTTCCTAGAGCATAAGCCTTAGCTAAAGTCATCCACATATTATGGTCTTGTGGATTTCCCtgtaacaaaaaggaaaagattcaAACAGCAGGAAATAAGGGGTTGGGGGGAGGCTAAGGCTTTCATGATGGTGGAGAAGTGTCGACTCGTGATCTTGGAAAAGCTGTCCACATTTAGGAtgccatctgcttctggggaaaacTTCCCTGGTTAGCTTTACCATAAGGTCTCCAAAAGGTGTACGGTTCCAAGAATCTGGAGGGGTCTTTTTGAGTTTGGGGTTAacctatttttctaaaaaatgcaCAAGTTCTGGGTCCATAGTTCTTACACACAAAATTAGCAAGAGTCCCAGAAGGTGGCATGCAGACTCCTTGGACTCAGACAAACCCGAACCAAAAGGGACCTACTCGAGGCCTCTAACAATGGAGTTAAGTTTTGGATCCAATTCAATCCTGGACCCATTCCAGTCTAAGAATTgctcaaggctgggcgcggtggctcatgcctgtaatcccagcactttgggaggccgaggcgggtggattgcctgagctcaggagtttgagaccagcctgggcaacacaatgaaaccgtgtctctactaaaacacacaaaaaattagctgggcacagtgttatgtgcctgtaatcccagctctgggaggctgagacaggagaattgcttgaacctgggaggcagagcttgcagtgagctgacatctcgccactgtactccagcctgggcaacagagcgagactccatctcaaaaaaaaaaaaaaggaagaaagtattgCTCAAAGTAGAGGGCTTAAAACACATGTTCATAGAGCACAAATCCATCAGAGAGAACTCACCTATGATTCTAGATGCTCTGAGAGATCAGCAGGCACACAGGCCCTTCAGTGCTCCTAGCGGGTGGCTGGAGGTCTACTTCAgatcccacttctgacaccaaactGTTAAAAACTTTGggcaaattaaatttaagagtttgtgtgtgtgtgtgtgtgtgacagagtctcgctctgttgtgcagtctcgagtgcagtggcgcaatctcggttcaccacaacctccaccacccagattccagtgattctcctgcctcagcctcccgagtagctgggattacaggcgccacgacaccaggctaacttttgtgtttttaatggagatgaggttttgccatgttggccgggctggtcttgaactcctgatcacaagtgatccacccaccttggcctcccaaagtgctgggattacaggcacgagccactgcatccagccaacagagtttaattgagcaaaacACAACTCCACAACTCATGAGTTGGGCAGCACTCAGAACCAATGAGGGAGGTGTGAGAGCTCCACTCTGTAATGTAGGCAGGCAGTTTTTATAGACAACACAGAAgtgagatacaaaaaaaaaaaatcacaattagtTTGATTTTGTTACAGCTTGAGGTGCTTGCCTTATATGGACATGAGCAGATCAGTTGGcagcctgtgattggctgagaccTAGCTATTTGTTCCAAAATATACTCCTAAGTTAGGCTTTCAGTTTGTTTCTGTGGTACATTAGGCTGCAGTTTGTTGTTACCTAGAAACTCAAGGCGCAGAGGCAGCCTGTTGAGTTAATTTAACAGTTCAAACAAATACTTACACACCAGTGTTTATAACAGCGCTATTCACAGAGTTAGTTTGAAAGCCATCTAAATGCCTTCTTTGTACAGCCTAGACATTTCTCTTGGCTGCAAGGAAGAGTGAGctgcaatgtggatgaaccttgaaaacatgctcagTGAAtgaagccagacagaaaaggcattaacccagaaacaaatattgcatttccttgatacggaatatccagaacaggcaaatccattcattgaggcagaaaagagactggtggttgccagggcaTGGGAGGCGTGTGGAACAGGTCGTCACTGCTTAATGGATGGGAGTTTTATTTTGGGGTGGGGAAAGTGTTTGGGGATGAAAtagaggtggtggtggttgcacaatattgtgaatgtcactgaattgtttactttaaaatagttaatcaCATGCTATGCTGATTTTATCACAATAAaccattttaaagttattttgtgaAAAACTGTGATGcttgggatttgcttcaaaatgatGTGGGTGGGGTAGAGGTtcgaaaagttaaaaaaaaaaaaaaaagtaagaaagaaaactctGGCTTGCAAAGACAGCGGATCGGCCGTGATCCCTCTCCAGCTCGAGGGCTGGAAGCGAGGGGTCTGCGGGCAAAGGCGGGAGTGCAGGTTCCGCTCCAAGCCCCGGCAGCCGCGGCAGGAACCGGCCGGGACGGGGTCGGGGCGCGGCGGAGGCCGGCGGAACTTCCCTCGTCCTTCTCCTGGAGCTCGAAGAAGTTCCCACCCGGGGAATCCCGACCCTCCAGCTTCGAGACCGCGGGTTCCCCGCTCGGCCCCCACCTGCGCCgggagctggggctgggctgcTGCGCCCCCGGCTCTGCCCCCGCGAGGCCCCGCTCCGAGCCCCACCTGGGACGCCCGGGACACctgcggggcggggcggggccgggcgggCGCGAGGCCCCACCCCGGAGGCGGAGCCGCGATCTCCCCGCCCACCCCGCGCCCCCCGCCCTCGGTGCGCAGCGGGGCCGACCCTCAGCCCGGCAGCGGCTTCCCGGAGGTGGGGGCCGCCCGCGCCATGGCCGCCGCCCAGCCCAAGTCCCCCGCGGGGGCGACCGCCCGGCGCCTGGTCCGGGGCTGCTGGTCCGCCCTCTGGGACTACGAGACGCCCAAGGTGATCGTGGTGAGGAACCGGCGCCTGGGCGTCCTGTACCGCGCCGTGCAGCTGCTCATCCTGCTCTACTTCGTGTGGTgcgcggggcgcggggcgcggggcaGGGGCTGGGACAGGGGGCGCTGGGCTGGAGgcgcagggcaggggcaggggctggaattgggggtgtggggctggggctgggaccgagggtgtggggctggggctgggaccgagggcgtggggctggggctgggattgggggtgtggggcaggggctgggaccCAGGGCGTGGGGCTGGGACCGAgggtgtggggctggggctgggattgagggcgtggggctggggctgggattgGGGgcgtggggcaggggctgggattGGGGgcgtggggctggggctgggattgggggcgtggggctggggctgggaccgAGGgcgtggggcaggggctgggattGAGGgcgtggggcaggggctgggaccgagggtgtggggctggggctgggattgagggcctggggcaggggctgggaccgagggtgtggggctggggctgggattgagggcctggggcaggggctgggaccGAGGgcgtggggcaggggctgggattgagggcctggggcaggggctgggaccgagggtgtggggctggggctgggattgagggcctggggcaggggctgggaccGAGGGTGTGGGGCTGGGACCGAGGGtgtgaggctggggctgggattgggggtgtggggcaggggctgggaccGAGGgcgtggggcaggggctgggaccGAGGgcgtggggctggggctgggattgagggcgtggggctggggctgggattgGGGgcgtggggcaggggctgggattGGGGgcgtggggctggggctgggattgggggcgtggggctggggctgggaccgAGGgcgtggggcaggggctgggattgagggcctggggcaggggctgggaccgagggtgtggggctggggctgggattgggggtgtggggcaggggctgggaccCAGGGCGTGGGGCTGGGACCGAGGgcgtggggctggggctgggaccgagggcgtggggctggggctgggaccgAGGgcgtggggcaggggctgggaccGAGGgcgtggggcaggggctgggaccGAGGgcgtggggctggggctgggaccgCGGGCGTGGGGCAGGCCCCAACAGCCCCGCAGAGCGGACTTGGGTCGCGGGAAGGCCCGTGCCTGCGGGCGAACTCAGCGTTCCCGGGGTCGCCTCCGGAGCCGGTGCCGCCCCCGCCCGCAGGTACGTCTTCATCGTGCAGAAAAGCTACCAGGAGAGCGAGACGGGCCCGGAGAGCTCCATCATCACCAAGGTCAAGGGGATCACCACGTCCGAGCACAAAGTGTGGGACGTGGAGGAGTATGTGAAGCCCCCGGAGGTGCGGGCCGCCCCCTGCCCCCCGCCCCGCCGTGCACCCCACCCTAGTGGGCCGAGGGGGCAGCAGCTGCCGCCTGGCCGACCTCCCCCTCTTTCTGAGCCCAGGGGGGCAGCGTGTTCAGCATCATCACCAGGGTCGAGGCCACCCACTCCCAGACCCAGGGCACCTGCCCCGAGGTGAGGGGATCCCGCGGCGCTGGGGGACCCTGCCTCAGCTAGGCGGGCCAGCTGTCCCTTGCGGGGTCCCTGACTGGGCCGCCTCCACCCTAGAGCATAAGGGTCCACAATGCCACCTGCCTCTCCGACGCCGACTGTGTGACTGGGGAGCCGGACATGCTGGGAAACGGTCAGTGTGCACCAGCTGGGGCTGGGCGGGTGGGGCAGGGCTGCGTCCTCACTAATGCCTCAGTGACCTCTGCCCCACAGGCCTGCGGACCGGGCGCTGTGTGCCCTATTACCAGGGGCCCTCCAAGACCTGCGAGGTGTTCGGCTGGTGCCCGGTGGAAGATGGGGCCTCCGTCAGGTGCACCCGCGCCCTGGCCTGGGGCCAAGCCTCCACTCTGATCCTTTTTCTCTGACCAGAGGCCAAACGGGCGGGGCAGGAGTGACAGgagctggggaggggtgggggccaATGCCAGGAGGGGGCTTTGCAGGAGGAGGGACTAACAACCCGTCTGTGCCTCCTCAGCCAATTTCTGGGTACCATGGCCCCAAATTTCACCATCCTCATCAAGAACAGCATCCACTACCCCAAATTCCACTTCTCCAAGTAAGAGCCACGGGGTGTGGCCACGGCCCAGCATGGGGGCTACCTCCTGGGAATGGCGTATTTGGGGTACAGGCCtcgcctcctgcctcctcctcaggGGCAACATCGCGGACCGCACAGATGGGTACCTGAAGCGCTGCACGTTCCACGAGGCCTCCGACCTCTACTGCCCCATCTTCAAGCTGGGCTTTATTGTGGAAAAGGCTGGGGAGAGCTTCGCGGAGCTCGCATACAAGGCAGGGCAAGCGCAGGCGGGGTGGGGCCAGGGTGGGCTCCCACCTGCACAGGGAGGGCCTGGGGTACAGGGGaccagtccctcctccctcctgaccAGCTGGCCCAGCTCAGGCAGAGGAAAGAAACGCGATCAGCACAACCTGTCCTGTGTGGCGCTTGCTGAATTATTGACACTGGCCACAGGGCTGGCTGCTGGCACCCCTTGTGCCTCAGACACTGGACACCCACCGGTACCCCTGAGCCTCCCCTGGGCCCCTCAGTGCACACCTCACACACAGCCTGGGACTGACCCCGACTCTTGAGGGGCCTCTTGTGTGCCCTCCTGACCCCCTTCCCTGGCTCCTTCTTGGCAGGGTGGTGTCATCGGGGTCATTATCAACTGGGACTGTGACCTGGACCTGCCCGCGTCGGAGTGTAACCCCAAATACTCCTTCCGGAGGCTTGACCCCAAGCACGTGCCTGCCTCGTCAGGCTACAACTTCAGGTACTGTACTTGGGACACTGCTGTCCACCCTGGCATAGCTGCAGTGGGGTCCCGAGAGGCCCAGTGCCCATGGGGCAGCCCTGGAGCACAGAGGACAAGTGGGCACTGGCTTCCAGGCCTTCCCATTCCAGGTTTGCCAAGTACTACCAGATCAATGGTACCACCACCCGCACGCTCATCAAGGCCTACGGGATCCGCATTGACGTCATTGTGCATGGACAGGTGACTGCACCTGCTGGGGCCGTGGCCAGCCCTGCTAGCCTGTGTCATCTCAGCTCCTCAGGCCCCACCCCTCCCTCCAGCTCCATCAGGCATCAGACATCTGACCACAACCCTCTTCTCCCCAGGCCGGGAAATTCAGCCTGATTCCCACCATTATTAATCTGGCCACAGCTCTAACTTCCGTCGGGGTGGTAAGAAACCCTCTGTGGGGTCTCAGCGGGTACGGGGTGTCCACCGGGCCCTTACACACCGGTCTCTGCTGGCCCCAGGGCTCCTTCCTGTGCGACTGGATCTTGCTAACATTCATGAACAAAAACAAGGTCTACAGCCATAAGAAATTTGACAAGGTGTGTACGCCGAGCCGCCCCTCAGGTAGCTGGCCTGTGACCCTTGCCCGTGTTTTGGGCCAGGCCCCACCCCAACCCGGCCACTGCTCCGAGGACCAGCACCCCAGCCCTCCATCAGGCCAGGAGGGCCAACAAGGGGCAGAGTGTGGCCCAGCCTTCCCACCCCTGCGGCTTTGCCCCACCTCTGCCCCATCTGAGCAGATCACTCCTGCCTCCGAGCCTGCCCCACAAGCCTCCACACCCACAGACCCCAAAGGTTTGGCCCAACTCTGAGCTCCTTCCCGTCACACTGGACTGCAGACCTGGCCTGGTGGGGCCAGAGACAGTCCCTGGCTAGGGACCCTGCACAGTAGACATGGGCACCTCAGTAGCAGGGCATCTCCACAAAAACTGGGCACCGTAGGGTCCCTGTGCAAGGGCTGGGGGTGCGCTCTGGCCCCAGGCTTGTGCCCCACCCTGGCATACCAGCCCGACACCTCCTCCCCAGCTGGCCCCTACAGGGCTGCTCACTTCCCATCACCTCACAGCCACCTGGAACCCAAGCCAGCTAAGCTCTGAGGGGCTCTGCTCCTGGTCTTGGGCCCTGGgaaccctcaccccaccccaccccaccccaccccacaggtGTAACCTCAAATCTGCCCAGACTCTTCCAAGTCACAACATACTCAGTCCAATAAACCTGTGAGCAGAACCTTCTGGCCTCATTCCTTGCGGAGAAGCATCGCCAGCCTATGAATATGGGAGGCCAGGCCCTGCTGGCCTGGAGCTGGGCTGCACAGTGACCTTTATATGAGTCATCTCCCCTCTAAGCAGACTGGGAGTGTGCAGGGCACGTCTGCCCGCCCCATGACCCTCGGTCCCCACAGCCAGCCGGGCCACGGTCAGGTCTGCCCAGGCTGGGAGCGCACCAGGACCCAGGCCACTTCCTCAGTGCACTTACTTCTGACAGGGCCACCCCAGACTCCAAACCAAAGCTGGCTCATCTCAAAATGTGGGAGGACAGCATGACTCAGGAAGAGAGAaatgggagggaggcagggacagCTGCACACAAGGAAAACGAAAGCTCAGGGACAGCTGAACACGAGGAAAACGAAAGCTCAGACTACAGCAGTGCTCAGGCCAGTGTTCATTCCTACTCCATGGGTGGGGGCAGGAATGCCGATGGGAAGTCAGGCCAGGCCGGGGTGGACGGACACCAGCCTGGGAGCGGCACTAACTGGATCAGGGCCTGTGGGTAATCTGGTTACTGCATCCTTAGATGCTGCAGTGGCTAGACTGGTGCCCACCAGGTGGGGGAGGAGCCCAGAACTGAGCATCATGAAGTCGCCTGTGCCAGGGGCAGATGGCATCCTGTCTTTGAAGGGAAACCCAGTCTCAGGAGAGCAACACTACTCCCAAAGGTCAAAGGGCAGAGAAGGGCGGGGAAGACGGCCCTGGTCGGACCTTAAAGCCTGAGTTTGGAGTCCTCACCCCAGCGCTGTGTTCAGGTGGCGAGAATACGTCTTCTCACAGGCCCCATTTCCCTTGACTGTGGCCTCCCAGCCTGGGGCACTGGCCTCAGGTCACCCCACAGCCTGCACATGCTGTGTGGCTCACAAATATCCAGCTCATTTTTGGAGAAACTGGCTCTTCTGGTTGAGCTGCTGCTTGGGAACCAGGGCCAGAGCTTCCCATTTCTGACCCCTCCACCACTGCTCAAATGCCGCCAGCCCCAGCTGCCTCAGAGTAAACCCAGGCTGGCCAGCACCCGTGGCTGCACCGGGCGACCCCTGTTCTTGCTAGGTGGTCTTCCTGAGGGACGGCTGGCTGTCCCCGGCCCCATCACTCCTCACTCCCCTGAAGGTTCTCCAGATTTGCTTCCAGGAATGAAACCCAGTCAGccagcctccctcctcccctgcttGCCCTAATTTGATTTGATCTCCACTCTGGAGGCCTCAGCACTCCTCCATCTGAGCAGGCATCAGGTTTCTCCAGGCAGGCGGCCCGAGCAGCATCCAAGGGCCAAACACATGCCCAGTGGTACTCAGTCCCCTCATCTGAGGCGCCCTGCACAAACACACAGTGACAACCTAGAAAAATTTTAgtatgaaatgcaaataaaaacaaagtgtaGCAGCGATGGCCTCGGACAGCAGATGGCAGGGACAAACTAAGGCTGGCTGTGGGCCAAAGATGTGAGCCTCCTGGGGAGCCTGTGGGACCCCTCCCTCCTGTGAGGCTCTCGCCTGGGGTGTCTGAATTCCTGATTTACATTTCATACTTGTTTGGTGCCCTGTGAAATTggcctttcttctttctgcttccagCCGGTCCTGTGTGGAGGTGAAGGACAAGGGCTGTGGTGAGCCGGAAGTGAGGTGCACAGAAGTCTTGTTTTCCTGAGGCTGATGGGGGGTTCCCTCTAGACCTGGCTCCAAATGAGCAGGGCTCAACAAGTCAAAATCCAGATTCTCATAGGTTAGGGTCCGGATTCCCGGGGAAACCAGTCCACAAACTGCTCCTGTGAGGCTGTGGGGCCAGCCCATTTCTCCATGCAAACAGGTGAGACTCCAGCCCCACCAGGGCCTTGGGAACCCATCTCGTCTCAGAGCCCAATCTCAGGGAGCCAGAAGCCCCCAGGGGCTTTTCCTCCCTCTGGGAGGCAGGACAAAGAACTGggggttggccgggcgcggtggctcaagcctgtaatcccagcactttgggaggccgagatgggcggatcacgagatcaggagatcgagaccatcctggctaacacggtgaaaccccgtctctactaaaaaatacaaaaaaaaaaaactagccgggcaaggtggcgggtgcctgtggtcccagctactcgggaggctgaggcaggagaatggcgtgaacccgggaggcggagcttgcagtgagctgagatccggccactgcactccagcctgggcgacagagcgagactccatctcaaaaaaaaaaaaaaaaagaactgggggCACCCACAGGACTCTCCCACCCCAACAGGTGTGGTGCAGGAAGCAACAGAGGCCTGGAAAAGCATTCACTGCATAAGAAACAGTGGCCAGGGCACCCGCAGCCTTAGGGCCACATCCTGCTCCCACTCCTTCCTGTGACGTCTGAGCTCCCTGAAAATGGTTTTCTTTGGTTTCCTCCCCGTTCCCTGGCGTGGGGTCACAAGTTTGGACAGTCAGGGTGGTTAGTGGTCTGGTCACTGAAAGCACGGGGATGTGGCCTTGGCATCAGGAGGCCTGGCACGGACGCAGAGGCACCCAGGGCCTGGGGCTGGCTAACGGCCCCGCTGTGGGTTCTTCTGCAGCAGCCACTCCAGGGTTTCCAGGAGGTACGACATGCCGTAGTGCTGGGCAATGTTCCGGAAGATTCCGATCTGTTCCATGAAGACCTGCAGGAATAAACAGGCACAGTGAGACCCCAGTCCACTCAgagaggaggccaaggaggctAGGCTGAACCGAGGCAGATGAAGGAAAGCCCACCTGGGTGTGGATGGTGAGGGCGAAGTCCCCTGCGCAGCTGCAGTACACAGGCATGCTGGTCTCCTTCACCCCTCGGCACTTCAGGCAGATCTGAAAGGGAGCAACCCCGATGGGCGCCGGCCCTCCCGCCCCGGCCAGACCTGCCTGCTGCTTCTTCACAGGCTCGCAAGACACATTCGTGGGCCCATCAGTAAGCCTTGAGCCTGTGCTGTGCGCAGCCAGCCCCTCAGTTATGAGTAAAATGCACGACCTCATCCCACCCTGCCAGCGCCTTCCCTACGCCCATCCTCGCTGTGGGTGTCCCATCCCAGACGCCCAGTCCTGAGGCCCCCTCCAGGCCCTGCTCACGCCCTCCATCCTGCAGGCCTGGATGCCGTGTGCCACCACACGGCAGCTTGGTGCGTTCCCCAGCCTCTGCTCAGATGCCCCTCAGCAAGGCCTTCCTGTGGCCGAGCTGCGCaactccttcttcctcctttccttctcttcacaCTTGGGAGCGTCTGCCTCCTTCCGCTAGAACAAAGCACCCACAAGGCCAGCCTGCAGGGCAGGCCCTTTGGAGGACACCAGGGCGTGCCTCAGGACCTGCACACACCCCGGCTCCCGGGAGTGCACAGAAACCCCTCTGCGGACTCCAGGGCACACGGGTGGGCAGCAGGCACTGCTCACCAGGTCCTGCAGAGTGAAGGCCATCAGCTTCTTCTGCAGTACTTCCACCAGCGTCATCTCGATGACAGAGGAGTCGTAGGGCGCCTGACAATTGGAGCAGAGCCACTGAGGCAGGACTGCCCCATCCTAGGCAGAGCAAGAGTGCAAGAGGTCACTGGCCCAGCCTCCAGACCACAGTGCCCTGCGCAGGATCTCAGGAGAGGAAGGGGCTGTGAGAAGCGCCTGCTGAGGAGCGAGTCTCCTGAGTGCAGCTGCGCGCGCTCCGGCCTCCCACCTGCGCTTGAGCCCTTCCTAGGACAACATTCCGAATGTGGTATGGGGAGGTCTGGGAAGGGGCCTGTTGCCAATCCGTGAGTCAGAGCGGCAGCAGGTGTGACCTACAGAGCTGGGGCTGCAGAAGCCCCCAAGACACTGCAGTGCCCTCAGATGTTCTGCTCTACAGTGAAAACCCCACTGGGGCTCAGCCGCACCTCTGAGAAGGAAGAGTCTTTACACAGGTCCAGGTCGCGGCAGAAGTTACAGCTGCGGCAGATGACCTCAGGAAGCACGTAGGACCGGCAGGGGTCTCGGAACTGGGCCTCCTTGGAGAACTCGCCGACATCTACCAGGCGAAGCAGGTCTCGGTTCAGCTTATTCACCTGGTTTGTGATGTTGGTGTCCAGGGACAGCACCTGCAGAGACCACAGCCCACATCGGGAAGGAGCTCCCGGGGCCTCCCTGCTGCTCTGTCTGGGCCAGAACCCTCTGGACCTTATGCTACAGTTTCCTGGtttcctttcctccctgcctTAGTCCCTGTAGAAGCCTCAGAGAGCCGACTTCTCTACACTGGCAGTTTTCCATCAGTGAGGACAGGCTTCCCCGGGGAATTtactaaacatttaaggaagaaatgctGCTGATTCTACATGGTATCTTTCAAAACACTGAAGAGGGAGAGCACCCAACCtactctatgaggccagcatcaccctgatactaTAACCAAAGACCATACAAAGGAACTACAGACCAATAACTGGGCATAGACACAAAAATGCTCAacgaaatattagcaaattgaacctgagatagaaaaaaagaatacataat includes:
- the P2RX2 gene encoding P2X purinoceptor 2 isoform X5, whose amino-acid sequence is MAAAQPKSPAGATARRLVRGCWSALWDYETPKVIVVRNRRLGVLYRAVQLLILLYFVWYVFIVQKSYQESETGPESSIITKVKGITTSEHKVWDVEEYVKPPESIRVHNATCLSDADCVTGEPDMLGNGALQDLRGVRLVPGGRWGLRQPISGYHGPKFHHPHQEQHPLPQIPLLQGQHRGPHRWVPEALHVPRGLRPLLPHLQAGLYCGKGWGELRGARIQGRGGVIGVIINWDCDLDLPASECNPKYSFRRLDPKHVPASSGYNFRFAKYYQINGTTTRTLIKAYGIRIDVIVHGQAGKFSLIPTIINLATALTSVGVGSFLCDWILLTFMNKNKVYSHKKFDKQITPASEPAPQASTPTDPKGLAQL
- the P2RX2 gene encoding P2X purinoceptor 2 isoform X2, giving the protein MAAAQPKSPAGATARRLVRGCWSALWDYETPKVIVVRNRRLGVLYRAVQLLILLYFVWYVFIVQKSYQESETGPESSIITKVKGITTSEHKVWDVEEYVKPPEGGSVFSIITRVEATHSQTQGTCPESIRVHNATCLSDADCVTGEPDMLGNGLRTGRCVPYYQGPSKTCEVFGWCPVEDGASVSQFLGTMAPNFTILIKNSIHYPKFHFSKGNIADRTDGYLKRCTFHEASDLYCPIFKLGFIVEKAGESFAELAYKGGVIGVIINWDCDLDLPASECNPKYSFRRLDPKHVPASSGYNFRFAKYYQINGTTTRTLIKAYGIRIDVIVHGQAGKFSLIPTIINLATALTSVGVGSFLCDWILLTFMNKNKVYSHKKFDKVCTPSRPSGSWPVTLARVLGQAPPQPGHCSEDQHPSPPSGQEGQQGAECGPAFPPLRLCPTSAPSEQITPASEPAPQASTPTDPKGLAQL
- the P2RX2 gene encoding P2X purinoceptor 2 isoform X1; protein product: MAAAQPKSPAGATARRLVRGCWSALWDYETPKVIVVRNRRLGVLYRAVQLLILLYFVWYVFIVQKSYQESETGPESSIITKVKGITTSEHKVWDVEEYVKPPEGGSVFSIITRVEATHSQTQGTCPESIRVHNATCLSDADCVTGEPDMLGNGLRTGRCVPYYQGPSKTCEVFGWCPVEDGASVSQFLGTMAPNFTILIKNSIHYPKFHFSKGNIADRTDGYLKRCTFHEASDLYCPIFKLGFIVEKAGESFAELAYKGGVIGVIINWDCDLDLPASECNPKYSFRRLDPKHVPASSGYNFRFAKYYQINGTTTRTLIKAYGIRIDVIVHGQAGKFSLIPTIINLATALTSVGVVRNPLWGLSGYGVSTGPLHTGLCWPQGSFLCDWILLTFMNKNKVYSHKKFDKVCTPSRPSGSWPVTLARVLGQAPPQPGHCSEDQHPSPPSGQEGQQGAECGPAFPPLRLCPTSAPSEQITPASEPAPQASTPTDPKGLAQL
- the P2RX2 gene encoding P2X purinoceptor 2 isoform X3 — encoded protein: MAAAQPKSPAGATARRLVRGCWSALWDYETPKVIVVRNRRLGVLYRAVQLLILLYFVWYVFIVQKSYQESETGPESSIITKVKGITTSEHKVWDVEEYVKPPESIRVHNATCLSDADCVTGEPDMLGNGLRTGRCVPYYQGPSKTCEVFGWCPVEDGASVSQFLGTMAPNFTILIKNSIHYPKFHFSKGNIADRTDGYLKRCTFHEASDLYCPIFKLGFIVEKAGESFAELAYKGGVIGVIINWDCDLDLPASECNPKYSFRRLDPKHVPASSGYNFRFAKYYQINGTTTRTLIKAYGIRIDVIVHGQAGKFSLIPTIINLATALTSVGVGSFLCDWILLTFMNKNKVYSHKKFDKVCTPSRPSGSWPVTLARVLGQAPPQPGHCSEDQHPSPPSGQEGQQGAECGPAFPPLRLCPTSAPSEQITPASEPAPQASTPTDPKGLAQL